Part of the Acidobacteriota bacterium genome, GGAGGTTCCCCTGCTGCTGCGTCGGCAGCTCCCCCGCGTAACGGCGCCGGTACTCCTCCAGTTTCTCCTCGTGCGTGACCAGACGGCGGCGCGCCTCCTCGAGCTGGCTTTCCAGGAACTGGTTCGTGCCCTCGGCGAGGATCTCGCGATCGCGGAGGTTCTCCTCGATGAAGAGCGACCCGAGCCGCTCGGTCACCTTCATGGCGAGGAGCGCGGTCGGGGCGTCATAGCTCACCGAGAACGACGCGCCGTCGTCGCGACGCCCCCTCCCGTTGTCGATCCGGATGTCGATGTCCCTGCGCATGCGTTCCAGGATGTCCTCGGTCAGCGCCGTCTTGCGTTCCTCGGCGTACAGATCGAAATCGGCGATGATCTTCTCGAGGCGCGTCCGGCTGAGAATCTGCTGCGAAATCGTCTGCAGCCGGTCCTCGAGGCGGGTGGTCACGGTGGACCGGACGTAGTTCTCGGGGACGCGCTGCGGCACGACGAGAATCACGGCTCTTGCCGAGTACACGTCGGGAAGGAGCGACGTCACGATCGGCGTTCCAAGCGCGACGAGCACGGCGGGAACCGCGACCGCCAGCCACCGGCGGCGCAGGGTGCCGATGATCTCCTCGGGCGTGTAGCTTCGTCCTGGCAGCATGTCAGCGTCCGTTGTCGAGGAAGGGCACCCAGAGGCTCACGCCCGCCTGCGCGGTCGGCCGGTTCAACACGCGTGCGAGACCCGGAGGCAGCCCGGCGTTGTCCTGAAACTCGTAGTAGAAGTACCCGCCGCGCACGAACAGCGCGACGTGGGAGCCCACCGACCATCGCAGGCGCGCGGTGGCCATCGCGAGGTCGAACGGATTGCTCCGCACCGCCAGCCCGATCTCGCCCACCGCGTACCGCGCGGACAGCGCGACATCGAGGCGCCGCGTCAGCAGGCCCGACACGTTGAACGTCGCCGAGTCGGCAAATGCGGGCTGTTCGAAACCCTCGAGGAACAGCACCCGGCGTGAATAGCCCCCCTCGGCCGCCCACGATCGCCTGAACTCCCGGCGGATCGTCGCTTCGCCGATCGCCCGCAGCGAGGTGCCGTGCTCGCGCCGAAGGATGGCCGACCCCGTGTGGAACGCGAGCGTCGTACGGCGCGTGAACGACAACGCGCGGTGGTAGTCGATCCCGACGTTGAGGTCGTGGCTGTCGGTGCGCTCCGCGATGTCGAGGCGATCGAGCCGCCGCAGGGCGTAGCCGATCACCAGCTGCGTGTGCGCGCTCAGATGGCGGGCGATTTGCGCGCCGACGCGGCGCATGTCGTGGCGCGCACCTTCCTCCGCGTCGGACCGCCGCTGCTGTACGAACGCCGTGAGCCGGGTCAGCGGCGTCACGTCGTACGCAGCCTCGAGGGCGCCCATGCGGCTGACGACGCGATGCCGCGTGAGGGCGAGGCTCTCGATGGGCGTGACGTCCACCCCGGCGTCCAGGCCGAGCCCCGTGCCCGGATCCTCGGGGAGCAGTCCGGCCAGGCGGAGCGGGGTGTCCCGATAGGCGCCAAGCGCGCGCAGCTTCAGGCGCGCGCCCAGGCCCGCTTCGAACCAGGCGAGGCCCGTCACGCCCGGCTTGATCGGCTCGTCTGCGCCGCGATACTTCCGAAGTTCGGCGCGCGTGAAGCCGCCGAAGGAGATGGAATCGCCGCGCCGCCCGAACGTGACGCTTTCGTCGGCGACGAAGTATATCGAGCGCGGCGCGGTGCCGGCCGCAGCCGGCTCCCGCCGGCCGTCGTACGCGGCAAACAGCGTGGACCACCAGTCGAGGGTGACCTCGCGCGCCGTCTGGCTCCGGCCCGGGCCGAAAAGGCTCTGCGCCGCCCGCTGTCCGGGCGCGCTGCTCTGGGCCGCCGCCTGGACGGCGAACAGCACCAGCGCCGCAGTGCCCGAGGCGAGGCGAACGCGGCGCGCCCCGCGATGTGCGGTCATGGCACGATCACCGTGTCCCCGGGCTTCAGCTCGACGTTCTGACGGAGGTTGCGCCCTTTGAGCACGTCCTTGTAGTTGAACCGCCTCGCGGTCTGGCGCCCCGCCGCCGCACGCATCACGACGATGTGCGATGACTTGGCGTATTCCTTCAGCCCGCCCGCGGTCGCGATGAGCTGCACGACGGTTGTCGGGCCGGTGAGCGGGTACGCGCCCGGCTTTTCCACCTGACCGGTGATGAACACCTTGCGGCTGTTGATCTGTTTGACCACCACGGTCGGCGTCGGATCGGTGAGGTATCGCTTCGCCGCCTGCGCCAGCCGATCGCGCAGTTCCACCGGCGTCAACCCGGCGGCCACCACGTCGTTCAGCAGCGGCAGTGCGATCTTGCCGTCGGGCCGGACCACCACTTCGGCCGACATGTCGCTCTCTTTCCAGAAAACGATGGCCAGCAGATCGTCAGGGCCGATCACGTAATCGGGCGGCAGCGGCGGCGTCCCGACCGGCGGCTCGGCGGCGACGGCCGGCCGCGTCTCGCCGATCGTCGGCTGGGCGCCCGCAACGCCCGGCGCGACGAGACCGCAGAACACGAAGGCAATGGCGGTGCTTCGCATGGCGTCCCCGCTTACCTGTAGGCCTTGAATGGCAGCTGGCAGTCGTGCTTCCGCAGGAAGTTCAGGAACTTCTTGTAGTCGCGGATGTCCATGTTGAACAGCTTCGCGACGATCTTGTAGTTGCCGCGGGTCTCCTCGAGCCCCTTCCGCACCAGGTCGCGCACGTTGTCCCGGGTGATCTCGCGGCGCATGTACAACGGGTAGACGACGCTCCAGAAACACTCCTGGTCCTGCACGAGGCGTTTGTAGAGATCGTCGGCCACGGTGCGCCGTCGTTCCTTGCGAGGCCGCATCTCCCCGCCGCGTCCCGCCTTGATCTCGGCCGGGATGTCATCGATGGTGAGCACCTCGCTCCGCCCGGTCACGACCATGCGCTCCACCGCGTTTTCCAGCTCCCGCACGTTCCCGGGCCAGGAGTACGCCGAGAAGGCCGACATCACCTCGGGCGACACCGCGCGGACCACGTGGCCGTTGCGCGACAGGGCGCGCTTGAGGAAGAAGTCGACGAGCGGCGGGATGTCTTCGCGGCGCTCGCGGAGCGGCGGCACCCAGAGGTTGATCACGTTCAGGCGGTAGAAGAGGTCTTCCCGGAAGGCGCCCTGCGCGATCATGTCGGCCAGGTTCCGGTTGGTCGCCGCGATCACCCGCACGTCGGCAACCGACACGCTGCGGTCGATGCCCACCTTCTGCAGCTCGCCCGTCTCGAGAAACCGGAGGAGCAGCCCCTGCATCCGGGGAGTCATCTCACCGACTTCGTCCAGGAAGATGGTGCCGCGGTCCGCCAGTTCGAGCTTGCCGGGCTTGTCGCGGTAGGCTCCGGTAAAGCTCCCCTTGACGTGGCCGAACAGTTCGGATTCGAGCAGCGTTTCCGGCAGGCCGGCGCAGTTGACGGCGACGAAGTTGCGCGCCGCCCGCGGGCTGCTCTGGTGCACCGCGCGCGCGACCAGTTCCTTGCCGACACCACTCTCACCCGTGATGAGGACCTTCGCGTCGGAACGCGCGATGCGCTCGATCTCCTCGTGGAGCTGGATCATCGCTTTGCTCGCGCCGACCAGCGGAGAAACAGCAACCCGCATGTGGTACTCCATGGCTTTCATCAATCAGCGCCCGGATTCCCCGTTTCGCGCCGGATCCCACGTTCGCACGTCGATCACCGGCGCCGTCTCGACACGTCCGCTCAGCCACGCCGTCAGCACGACCACGGCGGCCCCGGCGAGACGTCGCGTCGCCGACGTGAACCCCTCGGCCGACGAGCGCAGGTGCAGCACCGCACTGCGTCCGCCGACGAGCGCGAAAGGAATGGCCAGGTGGCCGTTCGACAGCACCGGCTCGTCCGGAACGGGCGTCATCGCCGGGTCCGGCTGCGCCGCCCCGATCGAGGCGAGTACCTGGACGGCATGTCCCCTTGCGCCTGCCGACAGCGCAAGCAGCGCCGCGTCGGCTCCAACCGCCGTCATCGTTTCGCGGAGCACCGCGCTTTCGACCTCGATCGGCACCGACGATCCCTGGACGGTGGCCGCCGACAGCCTCGCCTGCAGGGCGCGCGACTGCGTGTCCACGAACTGCTCGAGCACGCGCCCGGCAAGCCTCGCGAGAAACGCGAACGCCTGTTCAACGTCGGAATCGAGCGTCCCGGCCAGGGCGAGCAGCCAGTCGGGAGGGTCGGTCAGCCCGACCGGAATCAGCAGCAGCTCGCCCCGAGGGTTGCTCCATCCGAGGCGCTGCAGGTCCGGCACCGAGGAGATCCACAGCGGTGGTCCGGCGGCGCTCAGCAGGGTGTCCTGCATTTCCGAGGGGGCCGCGCCGGGGTCGCCGCCCGGCAGGCGGCTGTACAGGGCGTACGTGCCTGCGAGGGTACGCCGATAAACCCTGGCGTCCAGGTCGTGCCAGACGGCCGCGGACTGGAGCAGCAGGTCGAACAGCTCCTCCTCGGTTTCCGCCTGATGCAGATGCGCCGCCAGCCGGCTCGAGGCGGCGAGCCGCTGCATCTTCTCCTGCTGCGCGCGGCTGCGGTCCGCCGCGTCGATCTCCGATTCGATGGCGCTCCGGAGCGCGTGCGCCATCTGCTCGGTCTGCATCTCCCCCCCGGCTTCGTCCCACGGACCGAGCCCGGTGCGGGGTTGCGCGACGAGCAGCAGCCCTTCGACGTGCCCGCGCGAACGCAGCGGAAACACGCCGAGCCAGTAGCGGGAACCCAGGAAACGCCCGTCGCGTCCCGCGGCCAGTATGGCTTTGGCGCTTTGCCGGCCGAGGATTTCCTTGAGCT contains:
- a CDS encoding polysaccharide biosynthesis/export family protein, encoding MRSTAIAFVFCGLVAPGVAGAQPTIGETRPAVAAEPPVGTPPLPPDYVIGPDDLLAIVFWKESDMSAEVVVRPDGKIALPLLNDVVAAGLTPVELRDRLAQAAKRYLTDPTPTVVVKQINSRKVFITGQVEKPGAYPLTGPTTVVQLIATAGGLKEYAKSSHIVVMRAAAGRQTARRFNYKDVLKGRNLRQNVELKPGDTVIVP
- a CDS encoding sigma-54-dependent Fis family transcriptional regulator, coding for MKAMEYHMRVAVSPLVGASKAMIQLHEEIERIARSDAKVLITGESGVGKELVARAVHQSSPRAARNFVAVNCAGLPETLLESELFGHVKGSFTGAYRDKPGKLELADRGTIFLDEVGEMTPRMQGLLLRFLETGELQKVGIDRSVSVADVRVIAATNRNLADMIAQGAFREDLFYRLNVINLWVPPLRERREDIPPLVDFFLKRALSRNGHVVRAVSPEVMSAFSAYSWPGNVRELENAVERMVVTGRSEVLTIDDIPAEIKAGRGGEMRPRKERRRTVADDLYKRLVQDQECFWSVVYPLYMRREITRDNVRDLVRKGLEETRGNYKIVAKLFNMDIRDYKKFLNFLRKHDCQLPFKAYR